AACGGTCTTGCCTTCACCCACATCGTTGAAGACATCCTCGACGGCCGCCGCCTGGTGGTCAAGGTCAGCGACCGGCTGGGCATCCTGGGCCTGGAATACCTGAAGGCCGCCAACCTCCTCGCGGAAAGCGGTGCCCAGGGGGTTCTGCTTCCCCTGGAGGGCGGGCTGCTGGACGGGGAAGAGGGATACTACCTGGCTTTCCCGGAGCTCGGGGAGCCCTCCCTGGAGAACTACCTGCGCATGAGGCCTTTCCTGACCTGCGAGGAGGTGATCCATATCTTGAGGGGGGTGCTCTCGGCCCTCGAGGGCCTGCACCGGGCCGGCTTCCTCCACCTCTTCCTCGAGCCCCGCAATATCTTCTACCTCCCGCGCCGGTCGGTGACCCTGAAGGACCCCGCCCTGCGGGCGGAATTCTTCCATTCCTTCCTGGAAATGGTAAGCGCGCCCGATTTCTCCTATTTGCATCCTGCCCTCATGGACGGCGGGTTGCCGGGACCGGAGGCGGACCTTTACGCCCTCGGAAAACTGGCCGGGAGGCTCCACGCTTCGGCGGCGGACGGGGATGCCTCGCCACTGGGGCGAGCCATCCTGGGGCTGGCCCGGGCCTGCGAGGAGGTTGCCGGGCAGGGGACGGGCGCGCCTGATGGGGGAATGGTCGGGGCGATGGTTTCCCTCCGGCAGGATTTGGAAAGGGCGCTCGTCGAGGCGCGGTCCCGCGAGGAGGGGGCCGAAGGCCGCTTGAGGTCGGCGCTGAGGAAGCGGCGGAGCAAATCCTCGGGCGAGGATTCCAGGGTGGAGGAAGAACCTGGAAGGGAAGCCTCGTGCCCCTCGGCTGTGAAGTTGCCGGCGCCGGAGGTGGAGGACTCGGCGGGGGGACGGTTTGCGCATTCCGGATTGGCGGGTCACGAGGGCCCCTTCGAGGATTTCCCCGAGCCGGGTGTGGGTGCCGGGACACGTGCCGTAAAGCGGGAGCCGGAGGCCGCGGGGGAGAAAGACCGCTTTGTCGCTGACTCGGGGTGGATGGAGGTCGCCGGAGGGGGGAGTTCTGCGCGAGGGGAGACGAGCGGTGTGGTTCACTCCGGGGTTGAACGGGCCGGACGGTTTTCCCGTTCCCGGCGGGGCGCAATGGCGAGGGCGTTCCGGGTGGCGGCGCTGGTGGCCTGCATCGGACTGCTTCTCTCCCTGCCCATC
The sequence above is a segment of the Actinomycetota bacterium genome. Coding sequences within it:
- a CDS encoding PKD domain-containing protein, whose amino-acid sequence is MGGEIIAERFSLLKTRGSNGLAFTHIVEDILDGRRLVVKVSDRLGILGLEYLKAANLLAESGAQGVLLPLEGGLLDGEEGYYLAFPELGEPSLENYLRMRPFLTCEEVIHILRGVLSALEGLHRAGFLHLFLEPRNIFYLPRRSVTLKDPALRAEFFHSFLEMVSAPDFSYLHPALMDGGLPGPEADLYALGKLAGRLHASAADGDASPLGRAILGLARACEEVAGQGTGAPDGGMVGAMVSLRQDLERALVEARSREEGAEGRLRSALRKRRSKSSGEDSRVEEEPGREASCPSAVKLPAPEVEDSAGGRFAHSGLAGHEGPFEDFPEPGVGAGTRAVKREPEAAGEKDRFVADSGWMEVAGGGSSARGETSGVVHSGVERAGRFSRSRRGAMARAFRVAALVACIGLLLSLPIYFVAAREGESMDPVLGWGASEAGGGRALFALQEARRGPAEAEGRGGVEVTEEGGMTAGEEGTPVIPAQGSAPVVKGAEPPLGEKANGGEGPVSPQRPVACFTVTPSEGQSPLRVYLDASGSYDPDGHIVSYQWSCGGGAKAFYQVFESNLIPARIAVTLTVTDDGGNMASVTHYVTLY